One window from the genome of Pseudomonadota bacterium encodes:
- a CDS encoding GtrA family protein: MIHLNESLLQFIKYAICGGLATAAHIIFFHLAAWKIFPALRENDYAVEFLDLPVADIDDPTRARNSMSSNVLAFVFSNMVAYILNIFWVFERGRHPIVIEIALFYLVSGISTLIGTLLMGFLIKRFGLLTSHAFATNIVSAVLINYVVRKYFIFYG; this comes from the coding sequence ATGATCCACTTAAACGAATCACTTCTCCAGTTCATCAAATACGCGATCTGCGGCGGTCTTGCCACCGCAGCCCACATCATCTTCTTTCACCTGGCGGCGTGGAAGATCTTCCCGGCTTTACGGGAAAATGATTACGCCGTGGAATTCCTGGACCTCCCCGTTGCCGATATCGATGACCCGACCAGGGCCAGAAATTCGATGTCCAGCAATGTTCTCGCCTTCGTCTTCTCAAATATGGTCGCCTATATCCTGAATATCTTCTGGGTCTTCGAGCGAGGGAGGCACCCCATCGTTATTGAAATCGCCCTCTTTTATCTCGTCTCCGGGATCAGCACCCTGATCGGCACCCTGCTGATGGGTTTTCTGATCAAAAGGTTCGGACTGCTGACCAGCCACGCCTTTGCCACCAATATCGTCTCGGCGGTCCTGATCAACTATGTTGTCCGCAAATACTTTATCTTCTACGGATAA
- the traF gene encoding conjugal transfer protein TraF translates to MSGLKKVPQALIVLSVAALLFPSAHLFAMDTFMAGPRAAGMAGANVASVNDTSAQYYNPAAFGFFGKKDESLLGNKEKQLSDNNDLGSKDWGVDISAGAGYRQHNKFGEYLDDLDKIDQDMLSTNGIQSQGDLENLVSLVKDLDGLDDPGNAISANANGGLGIRVGSFGIGGHGYFQATGRVLSIDTINLGLRVNGADLSTDITAVAMPADYTGYTPQVFDAAQRTQLLATGLTATAIDRLDYYAYQEGLTSANVQGTVDILASVSTQSGASTLDDNTTTALFTGFGVGEVPLTYGHAFNEHFSIGANLKFMKGRVYGNQVIVFDNDSGEAVKKSDEQYEETNNFGIDIGLMARMSMFNVGLIGRNLNAPKFDGPTIAFSTGTVTFDDVRIDPQVTFGVAFIPVDTFTLEVDIDLTENETTLSNYETRNVMIGLEWNVWHFLALRGGAYKNLAEDDIDWVYTAGLGVNMWAVRLDLAGAMSSTKERFDDDEVPKEAGASLQLSVDF, encoded by the coding sequence ATGTCAGGATTGAAAAAGGTTCCCCAGGCGCTGATTGTTTTGAGCGTTGCAGCTCTTTTGTTTCCATCTGCCCACCTCTTCGCCATGGATACCTTTATGGCGGGGCCGAGGGCGGCGGGGATGGCCGGGGCCAATGTGGCATCGGTCAACGACACCTCAGCCCAGTATTATAACCCGGCGGCTTTCGGGTTTTTCGGCAAAAAAGACGAATCTCTTCTCGGGAACAAGGAGAAGCAGCTCTCCGACAACAATGATCTGGGGAGCAAGGACTGGGGGGTGGATATTTCCGCGGGCGCCGGGTACCGGCAGCACAACAAATTCGGAGAGTATCTCGATGATCTTGACAAGATCGACCAGGACATGCTTTCGACAAATGGCATACAATCCCAGGGCGACCTTGAAAATCTGGTCAGCCTGGTCAAGGATCTTGACGGACTTGATGATCCCGGGAATGCCATCAGTGCCAATGCCAACGGAGGATTGGGCATCCGGGTCGGCAGTTTCGGCATTGGCGGGCATGGATATTTTCAGGCCACCGGCCGGGTATTGAGTATTGATACCATCAATCTCGGGTTGAGGGTGAATGGTGCCGATCTCTCAACTGACATCACCGCTGTTGCCATGCCGGCTGATTACACCGGGTATACCCCGCAGGTATTTGATGCCGCGCAACGGACCCAGCTTCTTGCCACCGGCCTGACCGCAACCGCCATTGACCGCCTGGATTATTATGCCTACCAGGAAGGACTGACTTCCGCTAACGTCCAGGGCACCGTTGATATCCTGGCGAGTGTTTCGACCCAATCCGGCGCTTCCACCCTCGATGACAACACTACCACCGCTCTCTTCACCGGCTTCGGGGTCGGGGAGGTTCCCCTCACATACGGCCATGCATTCAACGAGCACTTCTCCATCGGCGCAAACCTCAAGTTCATGAAAGGCCGCGTCTATGGCAACCAGGTTATTGTTTTCGACAACGACTCCGGGGAGGCCGTCAAAAAAAGCGATGAACAGTATGAAGAAACCAACAATTTCGGCATCGATATCGGTCTGATGGCCAGGATGTCGATGTTCAATGTCGGCCTGATCGGCAGGAACCTGAACGCACCGAAATTCGATGGTCCCACAATAGCTTTCAGCACCGGGACCGTCACTTTCGACGACGTCCGTATTGATCCCCAGGTTACTTTCGGGGTGGCCTTTATTCCGGTCGATACCTTCACTCTGGAGGTGGATATCGACCTGACCGAAAATGAAACCACTTTGAGCAATTATGAGACCCGGAATGTCATGATCGGTCTTGAGTGGAATGTCTGGCATTTCCTGGCCCTGCGGGGTGGGGCTTACAAAAATCTTGCCGAAGACGATATCGATTGGGTGTATACTGCCGGTTTGGGCGTGAATATGTGGGCGGTCAGACTTGATCTGGCCGGGGCCATGTCTTCGACCAAGGAACGGTTTGATGATGACGAGGTCCCCAAAGAGGCCGGGGCGAGTCTGCAGCTGTCGGTCGATTTCTGA
- the lon gene encoding endopeptidase La codes for MNTEENNKNNADKTEIITAEEGRSLALPDQIPPSHIYLLPVNTRPFFPGQILPIVVTAQHWEETLTRIGESGHHSCGMVYVGELPSEQAEPENFSVIGTLTRLHKPTKLDDHIQFMGQGLRRFRIKKWLKREAPFLVEVEYPEEDTASTESDEVKAYALAIINAIKELVKNNPLYGEELKQYMKHFNPNEPSPLTDFAAQLTTTTGEKLQEILETIKILPRMKKVLPILHKELQVLKLQSEISEEMNRKISERQREFFLREQMKTIQEELGITKDDRSADVELFRNRLTELHPPEATLARINEELKKLSILETGSPEYGVTRNYLDWATSVPWGVYSEDKLDLKKARKILDRDHDGLSDVKDRIIEFLAVGAYRKEVTGSIMLLVGPPGVGKTSIGKSVAEALGRKFYRFSLGGMRDEAEIKGHRRTYIGALPGKFVQALKEVKVANPVIMLDEIDKIGASYQGDPASALLEVLDPEQNVEFLDHYLDLRIDLSKILFMCTANQLDTIPAPLLDRMEMIRLSGYITEEKLAIAKNHLWPRALERGGLKKFQTRITDAALHQIIEGYAREAGVRRLEKQLNKIIRKSVVKLLDQPGAKISVTVKNLADFIGKPVFRKEEMITGVGVVTGLAWTAMGGATLPVEATTIHDQQRGFKQTGQLGEVMKESSEIAYSYIAANAWKFGAKKDFFNSRFIHLHVPEGATKKDGPSAGITMASALLLLSLNREIDRSLAMTGELTLTGNVLPVGGIKEKMIAAKRRGIREVILPEANRGDFEELPEHIRKGMTAHFCKKFRQVANIIL; via the coding sequence ATGAACACAGAAGAAAATAATAAGAACAACGCCGACAAGACAGAGATTATAACCGCTGAAGAGGGTCGCAGCCTGGCATTGCCGGATCAGATTCCCCCATCCCATATTTACCTGTTGCCGGTCAACACCCGGCCATTCTTTCCCGGACAGATTCTTCCCATTGTCGTCACAGCTCAACATTGGGAAGAAACTCTCACCAGAATCGGAGAATCAGGCCATCACAGTTGCGGCATGGTATACGTTGGCGAACTTCCATCTGAGCAGGCAGAGCCGGAAAACTTTTCAGTGATCGGCACCCTGACCCGGCTTCATAAACCGACGAAACTGGACGATCATATCCAATTCATGGGTCAGGGGCTGCGACGCTTCAGGATAAAAAAATGGCTGAAAAGAGAGGCGCCATTTCTGGTTGAAGTTGAATACCCGGAAGAAGACACTGCTTCCACCGAGAGCGATGAAGTAAAAGCTTACGCCCTGGCCATCATCAATGCCATCAAGGAGCTGGTCAAGAACAATCCTCTCTACGGGGAGGAGCTCAAGCAGTACATGAAACACTTCAATCCAAATGAACCTTCACCGCTGACTGATTTTGCGGCACAGCTGACCACCACCACCGGCGAGAAGCTGCAGGAGATCCTCGAAACCATCAAGATTCTGCCCCGGATGAAAAAAGTGCTGCCGATCCTCCACAAGGAACTGCAGGTCCTTAAACTGCAGTCTGAGATCAGCGAGGAGATGAACCGCAAGATCAGCGAACGGCAGCGAGAGTTTTTCTTACGGGAGCAGATGAAAACGATCCAGGAAGAACTCGGGATCACCAAGGACGACCGCAGCGCCGATGTAGAGCTCTTCAGGAACCGCCTTACCGAACTCCATCCGCCGGAAGCAACCCTCGCCAGAATCAATGAGGAGTTGAAAAAACTCTCCATCCTGGAAACCGGCTCACCGGAATATGGCGTCACCCGCAACTATCTGGACTGGGCCACCTCAGTTCCCTGGGGCGTTTATTCGGAAGACAAGCTCGATCTCAAGAAAGCGCGAAAAATTCTCGACCGCGACCATGACGGCCTTTCGGATGTCAAAGACCGGATCATCGAATTTCTGGCGGTTGGCGCTTACCGGAAAGAGGTCACCGGCTCAATTATGCTTCTGGTGGGCCCTCCCGGGGTTGGAAAAACCTCAATCGGCAAATCCGTAGCCGAGGCCCTCGGCAGAAAGTTCTACCGGTTCAGTCTCGGCGGCATGCGTGACGAGGCCGAGATCAAAGGGCACCGACGCACCTATATCGGCGCCCTGCCTGGCAAGTTCGTTCAGGCCTTGAAAGAGGTGAAGGTTGCGAACCCGGTGATCATGCTCGATGAGATCGATAAAATCGGGGCCTCCTATCAGGGAGATCCAGCCTCGGCCCTGCTTGAGGTTCTCGACCCGGAACAGAATGTTGAATTTCTCGACCATTATCTTGACCTGAGGATCGATCTGTCCAAGATTCTCTTCATGTGTACCGCAAACCAGCTGGACACCATCCCGGCGCCGCTCCTTGACCGGATGGAGATGATCCGTCTTTCCGGCTACATCACGGAGGAAAAACTGGCTATTGCCAAAAATCATCTCTGGCCCCGCGCCCTCGAAAGAGGCGGTCTGAAAAAATTTCAGACCAGGATAACAGATGCTGCGCTGCACCAGATCATTGAAGGTTATGCCCGGGAAGCCGGGGTCAGAAGGCTTGAAAAACAGCTGAACAAGATCATCCGAAAATCGGTGGTCAAACTGCTCGACCAACCCGGAGCAAAAATCAGCGTTACCGTGAAAAACCTGGCCGACTTTATCGGGAAACCCGTCTTCCGGAAGGAAGAGATGATAACCGGAGTCGGAGTGGTTACCGGACTTGCCTGGACTGCCATGGGAGGGGCAACCCTGCCGGTGGAGGCAACCACTATCCACGACCAGCAGCGAGGTTTCAAACAGACCGGCCAGCTCGGCGAGGTGATGAAGGAATCTTCGGAGATCGCCTACAGCTACATTGCCGCCAACGCCTGGAAATTTGGCGCAAAAAAAGATTTTTTCAACAGCCGTTTCATTCATCTCCATGTTCCGGAAGGGGCCACCAAAAAAGACGGCCCCAGCGCCGGCATTACCATGGCCAGCGCCCTGCTTCTCCTTTCTCTGAACCGGGAAATTGACCGCTCGCTGGCAATGACCGGCGAACTGACCCTGACCGGGAATGTCCTGCCGGTAGGGGGGATCAAAGAGAAGATGATCGCCGCAAAAAGACGGGGGATCAGGGAGGTGATCCTCCCCGAGGCAAACAGGGGAGATTTTGAAGAACTCCCCGAGCACATCAGAAAAGGCATGACTGCACATTTCTGCAAAAAATTCAGGCAGGTGGCAAATATCATACTTTAA
- a CDS encoding PilZ domain-containing protein, with protein MREQRVHERIYFTSETEVVGTFHPVNAPENAFFARILNMSLGGLFASIRLDRDLKLKTNDLLVLNEIHSNSIINQTTNILLEVRWTHDQGMFDYLGCGCQFIEITDDGLQQIRKLLEWGGLMAGI; from the coding sequence ATGAGAGAACAGAGAGTACATGAAAGGATCTACTTTACCTCTGAAACAGAGGTGGTAGGAACCTTTCATCCTGTGAATGCCCCGGAAAATGCGTTCTTTGCCAGAATCCTGAACATGAGTCTCGGCGGGCTGTTTGCGTCTATCCGGCTTGATCGTGATTTGAAATTAAAGACAAATGATCTTCTTGTCCTGAATGAGATTCACTCAAACAGCATCATTAACCAGACCACCAATATCTTGCTGGAAGTCAGATGGACCCATGATCAGGGAATGTTTGACTATCTCGGCTGCGGCTGCCAGTTCATCGAGATCACCGATGACGGCCTGCAACAGATCCGAAAACTCCTGGAATGGGGCGGCCTGATGGCCGGGATCTGA
- a CDS encoding sigma 54-interacting transcriptional regulator — translation MTDNNSQQELADLTCLYEITRALASSTDLRDCLEQVMETLSARTGMTNGTVTIINPVNGELAIEVAHGMSDESRKLGKYKIGEGITGRVVASGAPIVVPQISEEPMFLNRTKSRGNVKAEATSFICVPIKRGNNTIGALSIDRKYREGLNFEKDLQFLTVISGLIAQSVTRIQAVNREKKRLEDENQLLKMELYGKYQFENFISNSSRMQEVFEMMHRVKDSEATVFLRGESGTGKTLVAKGLHYNSKRAKEPFVVVNCSAVPETLLESELFGHEKGAFTGAHTAKKGRFELAGKGTLFLDEIGELSQAIQVKLLNVVQDREFQPLGSGKTIKSGARLITATNKNLEDAVASGSFREDLYYRLNVFPIYMPPLRDRKTDILLLAEFFLNKYSAENNRQIRRISTPAIDLLMQYHWPGNVRELENCIERAVLICDDDSIKSIHLPPSLQTARTSGSEENTGLSFSRAVENFEKELIVASLKRTGGNQTKTAEELGSSLRIINYKIGKYLIDCRQFKKANR, via the coding sequence ATGACCGATAACAACTCCCAACAGGAACTGGCCGATCTCACCTGCCTCTACGAAATCACCCGCGCCCTTGCCTCTTCGACCGATCTGCGCGATTGTCTGGAGCAGGTCATGGAAACTCTTTCCGCCAGAACCGGGATGACCAATGGCACCGTCACCATTATCAACCCGGTGAACGGCGAACTCGCAATTGAAGTGGCGCACGGCATGAGTGACGAGTCCCGCAAACTCGGCAAATACAAGATCGGCGAAGGGATAACCGGGCGGGTGGTTGCCAGCGGCGCACCGATTGTTGTCCCCCAGATCAGTGAAGAACCGATGTTCCTGAACCGCACCAAATCCAGAGGAAATGTTAAAGCAGAGGCAACCTCCTTTATCTGCGTACCCATCAAACGGGGCAATAACACCATCGGCGCATTGAGCATCGACCGGAAATACCGGGAAGGTCTCAACTTTGAAAAAGATCTGCAGTTCCTGACCGTTATCAGCGGTCTCATCGCCCAGAGCGTCACCAGAATTCAGGCGGTAAACAGGGAGAAAAAGCGCCTTGAAGACGAAAATCAACTGTTAAAAATGGAGCTGTACGGAAAATACCAGTTTGAAAATTTTATCAGCAACAGCAGCCGGATGCAGGAAGTATTTGAAATGATGCATCGGGTCAAGGACTCCGAAGCCACGGTATTTTTACGTGGCGAGTCCGGAACCGGGAAAACTCTGGTTGCCAAAGGGCTCCACTACAACAGCAAACGGGCCAAAGAACCCTTCGTGGTGGTCAACTGTTCAGCCGTGCCGGAAACCCTTCTCGAAAGCGAGCTTTTCGGTCATGAAAAAGGAGCCTTTACCGGTGCCCACACCGCCAAAAAAGGGCGTTTCGAACTTGCCGGGAAAGGAACTCTTTTTCTTGATGAGATCGGCGAACTCTCCCAGGCCATTCAGGTCAAACTACTGAACGTGGTCCAGGACCGGGAATTCCAACCCCTGGGCAGCGGCAAAACCATCAAATCAGGGGCACGGCTGATTACGGCAACGAACAAGAATCTGGAAGATGCCGTCGCCTCGGGCAGTTTCCGTGAAGATCTTTACTACCGGCTCAACGTCTTTCCGATCTATATGCCACCATTACGGGACAGAAAAACCGACATCCTGCTCCTGGCCGAATTTTTCCTGAATAAATACAGCGCCGAAAACAACCGGCAAATCCGGCGGATCTCAACCCCGGCCATTGACCTTCTGATGCAGTATCACTGGCCGGGGAATGTTCGAGAGCTGGAAAACTGTATCGAGCGGGCAGTGCTGATCTGCGACGATGATTCCATCAAGAGCATCCACCTGCCTCCCAGCCTGCAGACCGCAAGGACCAGCGGCAGTGAGGAAAATACCGGTCTTTCTTTCTCCCGGGCGGTGGAAAATTTTGAAAAGGAACTCATCGTCGCCTCGCTCAAAAGGACCGGCGGTAACCAGACAAAAACAGCAGAAGAGCTTGGTTCATCGCTCCGGATCATCAATTACAAGATCGGGAAATACCTGATCGACTGTCGACAATTCAAGAAAGCAAACCGATGA
- a CDS encoding epoxyqueuosine reductase QueH gives MNLLLHICCGPCTTYPFKTLTAEGHTIQGYFHNPNIHPYREFQRRISALEEFCRQTGMEVEYDREYGLKEYLRKVVFNEENRCRTCYEMRLAETARKAATIGADAFSTTLLYSRFQKHDRIREIGEKMASEYGVSFYYRDFREGWREGIDLAIERGLYRQPYCGCIYSEQERYEKRAG, from the coding sequence ATGAATCTCCTGCTCCATATCTGCTGCGGCCCCTGCACCACCTATCCTTTCAAAACCCTTACCGCAGAAGGGCACACTATCCAGGGGTATTTCCACAATCCGAACATTCACCCCTATCGTGAGTTCCAGCGGAGGATCAGCGCTCTGGAAGAGTTCTGCCGGCAGACCGGAATGGAAGTGGAGTATGATCGCGAATACGGCTTGAAAGAGTATCTGCGAAAAGTTGTATTCAATGAGGAAAACCGCTGCCGGACCTGTTACGAGATGCGCCTCGCCGAAACAGCCCGCAAGGCGGCTACAATCGGGGCGGACGCCTTCAGCACCACCCTCCTCTACAGCCGGTTTCAGAAACACGACCGGATCCGTGAAATCGGTGAAAAGATGGCAAGTGAATACGGAGTTTCCTTTTATTACCGGGACTTCCGGGAAGGGTGGCGGGAGGGGATCGACCTCGCCATTGAACGCGGCCTGTACCGTCAGCCCTATTGCGGCTGCATCTACAGTGAGCAGGAACGCTATGAAAAAAGAGCCGGGTGA